Proteins encoded together in one Acipenser ruthenus chromosome 22, fAciRut3.2 maternal haplotype, whole genome shotgun sequence window:
- the LOC117431616 gene encoding guanine nucleotide exchange protein smcr8a-like, which produces MISSPDLVAFTKDDDFGDTYVEPNSLPEELSLPLFPHAGNANPWSKASFAKFTKDFILISEFSEQVGPQPLLTVPDDPKAWGTFDLNYFSLRIMSVDYQASFVRHPPGCGYPKLNFVEDSKVVLGDSKEGAFAYVHHLTLYDLEARGFVRPFCMAYISSDEDKIMQQFQELSSEFSKASECLKTGNRKAFANELEKKLKDLEYTRTVLHGEAELQKKENGCYSTQAIEKANELANVEKSIYEHKDLLKQVTSYPNRKMKDPEFLPYELEPPSDPLGADQDQNSGGSNPKDPSDDPSNTRRPSYTPQFIKAKSAKCFDKRLKTLEELSDVYFFNQTMDQLAQIEKTFRGDLCYISTSQIDTVLLKQQKITNFLFEVFRDCEEEPEKPQYGEMLAPDSGNPLNPAPFNEPASLESYTSCVETVLIKMEQDISEEGQQETDSSLCDITQDNSEECLEADMKGSVSSGESIEVLGTERSFPAQGSFIQSESQASLQVHYPEVVRRKAVSKRTNSEDSIEVLSTTDSIIPEDLRASCPSAIHEEGPHGDGSENHMYESPALSQQQVDSSVQDAEGFEKEATEQGDSACCIEQKGPHFEDPAPELSQECSDNGVVKVALRSSRAGEQGPGVDDGGFVSADGALEGFPSYELNLTYLSDEVSRLDLDDVSDSTSFMSASTSSERAASPFLSGNPITVNHKRKAGQGALRFIRQYPFAQQAIFCLLSGRTLVVMGTDEGKVRKLVSALIIFVPNLGKYAETIKPWLTSPFQITDLHSWKLIGLHRVASPTGSSMLFSLNRYSRYISILDADHKTLRCPPYKGTLIGRLADHRTQIKRGSTYFMYVQSMLSQLCSKAFLYTFCHHLHLPIHPGEGDASVASRRRGFLQHQLGVSGEDVKIVQFLGELIKLYYLQGHGKGATPPVFRFDYTTSFLYKI; this is translated from the exons ATGATTAGTTCACCAGATCTGGTAGCTTTCACGAAAGATGATGACTTTGGAGACACCTATGTGGAGCCTAACTCGCTGCCAGAAGAGTTGTCGCTGCCTCTCTTCCCCCATGCTGGAAATGCTAACCCTTGGTCAAAGGCTTCCTTTGCCAAATTCACCAAGGACTTCATTCTCATCTCCGAGTTTTCCGAACAAGTGGGGCCCCAGCCACTGCTGACCGTCCCGGATGACCCCAAAGCCTGGGGCACCTTTGATCTCAATTACTTCTCTCTCAGGATTATGTCCGTGGATTATCAGGCCTCCTTTGTGAGGCACCCTCCGGGCTGCGGGTACCCCAAACTTAACTTCGTGGAGGACTCCAAAGTTGTGCTGGGCGACTCCAAAGAAGGGGCTTTTGCCTACGTCCACCACTTAACCCTTTACGACCTGGAGGCCAGGGGCTTTGTGAGGCCTTTCTGCATGGCCTACATCTCCTCTGACGAAGACAAGATCATGCAGCAGTTCCAGGAGCTCTCCTCCGAGTTCTCCAAGGCGTCCGAGTGCCTGAAGACTGGAAACCGGAAAGCCTTCGCCAACGAACTGGAAAAGAAGCTGAAGGACCTGGAGTACACCAGGACCGTGCTCCACGGGGAAGCCGAGCTGCAGAAGAAAGAGAACGGCTGCTACTCAACCCAAGCAATAGAGAAAGCCAACGAGCTGGCTAACGTGGAGAAATCAATCTACGAGCACAAAGACCTTTTAAAGCAGGTCACGTCCTACCCTAACAGAAAGATGAAGGACCCTGAGTTCCTCCCTTACGAACTCGAACCACCCTCTGACCCTCTTGGAGCGGACCAGGACCAGAACTCCGGTGGCTCTAATCCCAAAGACCCATCGGACGACCCCAGCAATACCCGCAGGCCGTCTTACACCCCTCAGTTCATAAAGGCAAAATCAGCCAAATGTTTCGACAAGCGCTTGAAAACGCTGGAAGAGCTCTCTGATGTCTACTTCTTCAACCAGACCATGGACCAGCTGGCTCAAATCGAGAAGACCTTCAGGGGTGACCTCTGCTACATCTCCACCAGCCAGATAGACACAGTTCTGTTGAAGCAGCAAAAAATCACCAACTTTCTGTTCGAGGTTTTCAGAGACTGTGAGGAGGAACCTGAAAAGCCCCAATATGGTGAAATGCTAGCCCCTGACAGTGGTAACCCTCTCAATCCTGCCCCCTTTAACGAGCCAGCTAGCCTGGAGTCATACACGTCCTGCGTGGAGACCGTGCTTATTAAAATGGAGCAGGACATCAGTGAGGAAGGGCAGCAGGAGACAGATTCCAGCCTTTGTGACATCACTCAGGACAATTCCGAAGAGTGCCTGGAAGCGGATATGAAAGGCAGTGTAAGCAGCGGAGAGAGCATCGAAGTGCTGGGGACGGAGAGATCTTTCCCTGCTCAGGGATCCTTCATCCAATCGGAGAGCCAGGCGAGTCTGCAGGTACATTATCCCGAGGTGGTCCGAAGGAAAGCAGTGAGCAAGAGGACAAACAGCGAGGACAGCATCGAAGTGCTGAGCACCACAGACTCGATCATACCCGAGGATCTGAGGGCTTCCTGCCCCAGTGCTATTCACGAGGAGGGGCCCCACGGCGACGGCTCTGAAAATCACATGTACGAGTCTCCAGCTTTGAGCCAACAGCAGGTGGACTCCAGTGTGCAGGATGCAGAGGGTTTTGAAAAGGAGGCCACAGAGCAGGGTGATTCTGCCTGCTGCATTGAACAGAAGGGCCCCCACTTCGAGGATCCAGCCCCTGAGCTCAGCCAGGAGTGCAGCGACAACGGAGTGGTAAAGGTGGCCCTCAGGTCAAGCAGAGCGGGGGAGCAGGGCCCGGGTGTGGATGATGGAGGGTTTGTCTCCGCTGACGGGGCTCTGGAGGGGTTTCCTTCATACGAGCTGAACCTCACTTACCTCTCTGACGAGGTGTCCAGGCTGGACCTGGATGACGTTTCGGACAGCACCAGCTTCATGAGCGCCTCCACCAGCTCCGAGCGGGCTGCTTCTCCATTCCTCTCAGGCAATCCCATCACAGTGAATCACAAGAGGAAAGCCGGGCAGGGTGCCCTGAGGTTTATCAGGCAGTACCCGTTCGCCCAGCAAGCCATATTCTGCTTGCTCAGTGGGAGGACACTGGTAGTGATGGGCACAGACGAAGGAAAGGTGAGAAAGCTGGTGAGCGCCCTGATCATTTTCGTGCCAAACCTGGGCAAGTATGCGGAAACGATAAAGCCCTGGCTGACCTCCCCCTTCCAAATCACAGATCTGCACAGCTGGAAGCTCATCGGGCTGCACAG GGTGGCCTCTCCCACTGGCTCCAGCATGCTGTTCTCTCTGAACCGCTACAGCCGGTACATCAGCATCCTGGACGCGGATCACAAGACCCTGCGCTGCCCCCCCTACAAGGGCACGCTGATCGGCAGGCTGGCGGACCACCGGACACAGATCAAGCGCGGCAGCACCTACTTCATGTATGTGCAGAGCATGCTGAGCCAGCTCTGCTCCAAGGCCTTCCTCTACACCTTCTGCCACCACCTGCACCTCCCCATCCACCCGGGCGAGGGAGACGCCTCGGTGGCAAGCCGACGGAGAGGCTTCCTGCAGCACCAGCTGGGCGTCTCGGGCGAGGACGTCAAGATCGTGCAGTTCCTGGGCGAGCTCATCAAACTGTACTACCTTCAGGGGCATGGCAAGGGGGCCACACCTCCTGTCTTCAGATTTGACTACACCACCAGCTTTCTATATAAGATCTAG